The nucleotide sequence atgtataaatcatgtattttaaaaccaaagaacagattttacttatgtttcggttacaaaataaatataaaccaagtattttaaaaccaaagaaCCGATTGGAATTCGAACCCGAAAATACATCGGATTGTACCTGTTCTTtaaagatttactaaccccaaACCGAATCCACTAGAACCGAACCAAGCTTCCATATGACCCGAATGTGACTGATTTtgataaatccaaaaaatcgaaatcCGATTAGACAAAACCGAAACCTCACTGGAATCCTAAATGTCCATGcctaatttttttcatttcatggaTCTAGAAAATCATACTCTCTCTCTATCACAGCACTGAAAGATGACATTCAAAAGCTTCTCAGTTTTGGAttaatatttaactatttaCAGCATTTGTAACAAGAAGATTGTCTCTCATCCCCTGGTTGAATCTTCTACAAGAGGTTGATTTTCAAACTAAGAcgctagaaaaaaaaatgaaaactacgTTTGAAATGCTTAAAGAAACTTCACATTCTCAACATAGTTGAGGTAGGTGTTTAGCCTCTTACCCTGAAACGCCTCCATTCCTTGGATTCCAACTTCTCTGATCGTCTTGCTCTTGACATTGTAGTAGATGACACAGGAAGACACTCTTTGGAAACAGGGGGTCAAAACAATTTCATCTACACCAACCATTCCAGCAATATCCAATCTATCCTCAACTACACCCTTCCAAACTGGTGGTAATACGTAAACATGCCTGGACCACTCATGTTTTGCAACGTCTCGAAGAACCCACAGCTCAAAACTTTTACATGATCGAGTAACATAATAATCTTCCGACGACATAAGAAACCTAATCTGCCATTGTAGTTTGTCAGAGTTGTTGAATGAGATCTATTGAAACGCCTCAAGAGGTTCACAAAGCTGAACTTCTCAGTCCTCAAATCAAAACAAACTACCATAGATTCCACCGAATATCTGATTTCTTTAGCTATATAGTACAAAACGCCACTGATGCATATCCACTTACCAGAAGAATAATGTCGTATGCAACATTCGACCAACCTCCACGACAGTTTCTTGGTTCCTAATGTCAGAATATGAAACTCCTTACCATCATCACTTACAGACAACACCTTGAACTGTTTCGCAACGGGGTCATATCCAAGATAGCTTTCCGCTTCAACCCTGATCCTCGTTTTCAATCTTGGTAAGGTCAAGGACTGTCCTGTGCTGGGGTTACATATCACCGTGACAATCCATCGATTATTCCACCCCTTCAAGATCCGTTCAGCTCCATAACAGAAGAAGCCATTGGTACAACCAAACAGTTTATAGTAACGTGGGGAACGTGCAATATGATTGGTGGCTACGACATACGAGTTGTCTTCAAGATTTTCAGGCTGAGGCGACGAGAAGAAGTGTATCTCGCTGCGACCTTCGCATGCAAAGAGAATCTGAGGACGACGAGCACAAGATTTGGTCAAGAACAGCTCTGTGAAATCTTGACTGCGGATCACGGAGGACCAGAGCTTGCATACGCAATGGCATCTCGCTATGGACTTCGACGGCAACCTCGAGAGTATCTCTGTAACGACCTCAACAGGAAGCGTCAATGAGTTACGATCAAGCGTGGTCGTTGATCGCGTAACGCGGCGAGACATGGTTAGACCACCCTTCATGAAGGAGTATGTTCCCTTACGCACGCTCTGTGACAAAGACATTAAAATTACATTACTAACCTGAAACACAAACATTCTAGAACCAACCAAAACTTCAAACAAAAGTTCGATTGCATCCAGAAACTAAATACAGTTCTAGAACTTAGCCAGAGATGATGTCACATTCACCAGATGAACGATCGAGATGAAACAACAATCTACCAAAACAACAATTATGTTTTCAGCATTTCTTACCTCGAATTCACTGTCACTAGGTTGAATTTTTGGACTGGATTTTGCAGAAGAACAATCGTAAATTGCAGTTATGGTTTAGAACTATCCCCAAATCATTGGTCGGGGAAGATAAAAGAGAGTgctgtaataatatatatttagtgggTTTAGAACATCAATTTATACAATGGGTTTGACCtgaactttattttaaaaaaagtcGAATTGCTATTTAATTCTACTCATTTTATCGACAAggacaagataaaaaaaaggaGCGACGTGTCTTAGTCGAATCGGTGCTGGACCACCGTACCACCGCCGAGCATCACCACGTAGCATTCAAAGATAACATAAGCTTGTCTGTTTTTTATGAGTATTTACATTTGTAAAGAGTTTGTAACAATAAGATTAACATCCACAACAGGTGGGCTTTTTCAAACTAAGGTACTAGAAAAAATAGGAAACACACAAAATGAAATAGGtgttgaaaattttaaactgaTCTTCTTTAATGGATTAGACTATACTTCTATATGTaaaacaaatcaatcttagctgtaaatttttagtttatggATTTCTATATAAACTAAACTTAAATAGGAGATTTTAGCATTAAAATTCAATCAAATATGatgtaaaaattataatttaaattttaaaaaattagcaTTTCAAACAAATTACGCAGATAAATAAACTATATTTGCTTCAAAATCTACACTACTAgtacttaaaatacattttagttttctttcttcTAAATTGCATgcttattataaatttatatatgactagtggtattccggcgctacgcgccggttcttatattttatttttatcaaaaaaatattttcctgaCATTACAGTTTTACTGTTTagaataaaatcataatttacTATATGAAAATGACAAATTaccttttagatttctcatatataattaactaactaaaatgATGATGGctttttatatcaattattgaaaatgaaaatgacaTATATTCATTTCTAAAttgttgaaaatatatatatttatatatatggcattcatatttttatggtgcaatcatatttatatggatatCTAGATTTCATTAGTTAAACATTAGATGATAGAAAATATAtgtagtttatatattattattttaaaataattgaaaatataaattttatctcatatttattttaaatatatttataattattttcatttctaaattaaaatattaaatgatatagtgtatatgtagatgatgcACTATCACTAAAAGAGAAAAATGTAACAAAAGAAGCTATTAAGAATCTTTAcgctattattatattaaatattgtattaatatatttgagctaaataattaaaagaagaGAAATATGAGAcaattcataaatattaatatatcttcTCAGTTTCtaaaaattgttttgatttaactTAATGGTATAAgaatatgatatttatttgACATATTTTATAGGTGGTGGTAAATCTTtacaaatatagagtaaaaacttttaattttgtaaatgaaTCCCTTATATATATTAGAGAGATCTTTTTTGTAAAAGTGTTTGAGAGTACTTttgattattgttattttatgtttgaCATATATTTAGAACTTttagtgttttaagatatatatatatatatttagtttaatttatatcatttttaaagaGTTAATTTGTATACCAAAagcaaatttgaaaaaaaaaacagagacaaacTACATAAACGAATACGTTTTTGTGATGTTTAATTCTTTTTCGAACACGTTTTCgaattctttttatttgaagGGTTTACCTTTTCGAATATAATATTGACGTTTTTTCCAAAATTCTCAAATGTCTAAGTACAATGCAGAAATCTACATACTCcccatttataaaatgaaaagttGAAATTAGTGAATGTAATGTGATTTGTCTAAAATATAAAGAAGTTTGTAAGCAGTCAACTGATGTTATTGGTTTTTGATCCTGGATAGTTAGTTGGGCATAGAAATACacctttttatttacaatcCGAAAAACCCATAGGAATCTTGCGGAAGAGATGGTAGATTTCTTTATGAAAGCTGGCAACATAGAGACGGTAGATTTGAAACCCTAGATTTTACTTAATCATTGGAGCTTTCTTTAAATCGACGTCAAATGAATCGATAAGAAGAATTGAGAAGGCATAAGGTACCTGTTGACTTCGCAGCAGGAGCCAGAAAGAAGCAATGCTCACATGGGAAACTATGTGAGGAGAacattttacctttttatattatatggttaaGTAATGTGGTTATttcatctttaaatatttttagattaatgTTTGTGGACAACGTTTTTTGGTTCTTGTGagaaatgtgtttttattttattttttgacattcaatattttatgaaagtaGCTGTTTTTAACCACAAAATGTGGATCTGTTACCTTTTTCTCATATCTTTTTGCTATTGTTGCTCAAGTGTAACGTTATGTCAACCTTGTATTAATTTTCTGCTGTAACAGTGACGTAACCACCTAGGTCCCATAACAGCCTCTGTATCCAGTAAAACCTTTAATTACATCCAAAGCCACATAACTAACCGAGACAGGAAGCATTAACTTATTTTACAGTAAAGCTTAGGAGAGTCAAATCAAGACATAAATTGGAGAGTCGACGAATGTCCAAAACATCAAAATCCAAAACGACTACGAAAGCAGCTGAAAAACAAATAACAGGCTAAAGACAGCCTAAAGTGTTTGAGTTTGTGTATCAGAGTATAAATTTTGGAGGCAAAATCTACGGTGAAAGTTTAACACCTCGTTTCTCAACATCCATCCTGCTCTTTGGAACTCAACCCCATCTCGCTCTGTGGAACTCAACCCCatcttgtttattttctttgatCCTTTCTTCTTATCTTCTAAGTCTCGCTATATTTGCTTTCATAATTCTATTTattatcatctttttttttcctcctcCATACCTTCTTCTGCAACTTCACCCTCCAAAGTCCAAATCACTGGTTCTTTTCAAATACTCAACTCAGTTGTGTATTTTGTATCACAACTGATCCAAGCATCTCTTAAGCAGAACTCATAAGCAAGTCAAATTATAAGTATTTTCTGCAGGTTCAAAGCGTTTCCTCATAACTAATCTTGACAGGCTTCCAACCTTCTCTAACTTCCTTGTTCTTTGCCTGACGCTTGCTTTCTATTGTCCAAAAAATAGCACTCGAAGAAGTGTGTATAGCTTCGGACTCATCCATGAAACTAACCTTCTGAAAGTAACAGATATTGTTTGAATTTCCAAGAAGAACCCATAAGCCTTCTTCTCTGTTCGTAAGGCGTGTGAGGAATAATAGCACATAAGAATCCATTGGAAAGTTTAAGAGTGATCCAAGCTTGAACTACGGCCTTCTGTTTTGCAAGTGACTCTTACTTTTAGAGAAGGGAACAGTTTAGGACGTTCTTTCAAGTGAAGCCtcttaaaatttttagaatgaCTAACGTGCACCAGGAACAACAGTAGAAACTTAAGGAAACCAAATCATATTGATCTGACcaatccaaaaacaattaatatgTGAAAGAACATATCCTACAACAATTTTAAAGGAAAATTCTTGCCACCATTAAAACCTAGTTACCCAGTAATCAATAACCTATATAGCACCTATAAGCATTCCATCATCGTCATATCCTACAAATCAGTTCTGATCTGAATCTATAAGCAATTACTTTTCCTGCGATTGGGTTGCAGTGGATATTAAGTTGGGAAGAAGGTAATTTCGAGGCCAAAGTGGTTTGTTCTGCCTTGGAATGTTTGAACTTGTTCACCATCTGTAAGTCAATTTCTTACTAAGACTTGCTGTTATAATTTCCCCATCCCTTATCCCCACAACATTATAAGTTATAACATCAGATTTTCACAAAAATTGTCAGAGAAAAAGGTTAAGAACAAAACGTCCAAAGTGAATCGTTCGAAGAATTgacgtttttctttttctttttgaagagCCTGCATCagatttcataaaataattagaATAGGATGAGAGCAAAAGGGATTAAACTGGGGCCGACAAAATCATTATGCGGAGCCTTCTTAGATCTGAAGCAAAACAAATTCTCACTGCatatcaaaccaaaaaaatttgcAGATGAGGATGAAAGACTTACTGGTGTTTTTATGCAGCATGAATACCCGATTTAAAGCTTGAGCGGATGGCATATCATAAATGCATAGAAGCTTGATCGCCTACAGTTTCTGAGAAAAGAGATAGTCATCATCGAGAAAAGTGGATAGAAAAGCCCAATTAATTTCTTCAATGGATAGCTGTCTGACATGTCAAAATATAATCTTTTTATTGGATGATTTTTAGTGCAGACGTGGAGGGCCTCACCATTGAGTATATGCTGCTTTTAGTATagtactctttttctttttgaagagCCTGCATCagatttcataaaataattagaATAGGATGAGAGCAAAAGGGATTAAACTGGGGCCGACAAAATCATTATGCGGAGCCTTCTTAGATCTGAAGCAAAACAAATTCTCACTGCatatcaaaccaaaaaaatttgcAGATGAGGATGAAAGACTTACTGGTGTTTTTATGCAGCATGAATACCCGATTTAAAGCTTGAGCGGATGGCATATCATAAATGCATAGAAGCTTGATCGCCTACAGTTTCTGAGAAAAGAGATAGTCATCATCGAGAAAAGTGGATAGAAAAGCCCAATTAATTTCTTCAATGGATAGCTGTCTGACATGTCAAAATATAATCTTTTTATTGGATGATTTTTAGTGCAGACGTGGAGGGCCTCACCATTGAGTATATGctgcttttagtatagtatactctttttctttttgaagagCCTGCATCagatttcataaaataattagaATAGGATGAGAGCAAAATGGATTAAACTGGGGCCGACAAAATCATTATGCGGAGCCTTCTTAGATCTGAAGCAAAACAAATTCTCACTGCatatcaaaccaaaaaaatttgcAGATGAGGATGAAAGACTTACTGGTGTTTTTATGCAGCATGAATACCCGATTTAAAGCTTGAGCGGATGGCATATCATAAATGCATAGAAGCTTGATCGCCTACAGTTTCTGAGAAAAGAGATAGTCATCATCGAGAAAAGTGGATAGAAAAGCCCAATTAATTTCTTCAATGGATAGCTGTCTGACATGTCAAAATATAATCTTTTTATTGGATGATTTTTAGTGCAGACGTGGAGGGCCTCACCATTGAGTATATGctgcttttagtatagtatagattcaCATAATGTTGCATTCAAACTGGTCTGTCTTGGACTTCACGGTTCAAACCTCGGAGTTGTATGCTCTAATGAATCACAACATCTTCATTTCTTAATAATAATCGTCCATTCTGCGAGTTCTTTGAGTCGGCCTCTTTAGCTTTTGATTAAGTTTGCACATTTTCCAATTGTCAAGTACGAACGATTAAACAATTGGGATCATCTTGCGGCCGGCCTTCCCAAGTTTTCTTTGACTCTTGATATAATAGAGGTATGCACATTTTCCTTTGTGACTACTCAATTGACCACACCTTATTTGACTAGGTGCTTTAAACGTCTACTTGGAGACGCAGATAACAAGAATAAACATCTAAGTTTGGATCAAGCTTCTTAATAgttgaatcatcatcatcatctatagCTTTTCCTTCAACTTCTTAATTTTGTACCTTCTCTCGATGATCTCTTACAAAGTTTTGACGAATGGATAAGACACTCAAAGAATGTAACTCAAGATTCTACTCCACATAAACCAAAACAGCACAAGAAATAGATATACAACTTGTGATTTATCATATCATCTACAAGGGTCTGGACAAACATCATTCTCTGGCAAGCTTAAGCAAACTTGGGCTCTCTCTGTTACAGCATTTTTGTAACAAGAAGATTGTCTATCATACCCTGGTTGAATCTTCTACAAGAGGTAGATTTTTAAACGAAGAcgctagagaaaaaaaaaagaaaagaaacactCCAAATGAATACTACACTTGATGTCACTTGAAATGCTTAAAGAAGCTTCACATTCTCAACATAGTTGAGATAGGTGTTTAATCTCCTACCCTGAAGCGCCTCCATTCCTTGGATTCCAACTTTTCTGATCGTCTTGCTCTCCACATTGTAGTAGATAACATAGGAAGGCACGTACTGGAACCAGGGGGCCAAAACGATTTCATTTACACCAACCATTCCAGCAATACACATTCTATCCACAACTACATCCTTCCACAGTGGTGGTAATACGTAAACATGCTTGGACCACTCATGTTTTGCAGCATCTCGAAGAACCCACAGCTTAAAACGTTTACACGTTCGAAAAACATAACTAGTATCTTCCGACGCCATAAGCAAACCTAATCTGTCATTGTAGTTTACAAGGGTTGTTGACTGAGGCAGTGCTCGTTTCAATCGCGAGAGATTCACAAAGCTGAACTTCTCAGTCCCCAAATCAAAACAAACTACCATAGATTCCCCTGTAGAAGACCTAGGTTCTGCAGCTATATAGTACAAAACTCCACTGATGCATATCCCCTTACGAGAAGAGTAATGCGGTATGCTACATTCGACCAACCTCCACGACAGTTTCTTGGTTCCTAATGTCAGAACATGGTGGTAATACGTAAACATGCTTGGACCACTCATGTTTTGCAGCATCTCGAAGAACCCACAGCTTAAAACGTTTACACGTTCGAAAAACATAACAAGTATCTTCCGACGACATAAGCAAACCTAATCTGCCATTGTAGTTTATCATAGTTGCTGAAAGAGGCATTGCTTTACCGAAACCTCCCAAGAGTTTCACAGAGTTGAACTTCTCAGACCCCAAATCAAAACAAACTACCATAGATGCTCCTGAAGAAGACCCAGATTCTGTAGCTATATAGTACAAAACGCCACTGATGCATATCCACTTACTTGAAGAACGATGTGGGATGCAACATTCGACCAACCTCCATGACTGTTTCTTGGTTCCTAATGTCAGAACATGGTGCTCCTTACCATCATCACATACAGACAATACCTTGAACTCTTTCGCAACGGGGTCATATCCAAGATAGCTTTCCACTCTATACTTGTCTTTCGAGTTCAATCTTGGTAATATCAAGGACTGTCCTGTGCTGGGGTTACATATCACCGTGACAATCACTGCTTTGTTCTTGCCCTGTCTAGCTCCATAACAGAAGAAGCCGTTGGTACAACCCAATAAGCCATAGGAAGTTGGGAAACGCGCGAGGTGATTGGAGGCTACAACATGCGAGTTGTCTTCCGGATTTTCAGGCTGAGGCGACGAGAGAAAGTGTATCTCGTGGCGGTAATCAGAGCATGCGAAAAGAAGCTGAGGGCGAGCGCAAGATTTGGTCAAGAAGGAGTCTGTGAAGTCTTGGCTGCGGAGCACGGAGGACCAGAGCTTGCATACGCAACGGCATGTCGCTATAGACTTCAACGGCAACCTCAAGAATATATCTATAACGACCTCAACAGGAAGCGTCAATGAGTTTCTATCAAGTCTTGTCGTCGATCGCGTAACGCGCCTAGACATGGCGGAGTGACGTTTCGgtctgtgaagaagaaagagaaaagacATGAAACTAAACTTCAAATACAGTTCTAGAACAAAAGTTCGATGCAACTAATCTTGAAATACAATTTAGAACTTAGCCACAGATTCTACAGAAATGTCACATTCTACCAGATAAACGATCAATGTCGATTTTACAAATTGCAGAAGAACGAACATGAGGCAAATCTTTATACACACAAATGTTTTCAGCAGTTCTTACCTCGAATTCACTGTCACAGCAGTAAGAACAATCGAAAATCGCAGTTAGGGTTTTGAACTATCCCCAAAATCATCTGTCGGGGGAAGATAAAAGAGAGTGCTGTAATAATATATGGGCCTTTTGTGGGTTTAGACTTTACTTAAAATGATGGTTTAACGATGGGTCTGAcctgaattttatttaaaacgttgatttgcttttcttttttttttcttttttttaccaaaaatgtTGATTTgctatttatactattatttgaaaagtgaatttgcttacttgtcatcTTTCCTATAATTTTAGTgaatttgtttatttgtcatatttttcatgattttaggataaatcattagtttaattaatattattatttaaaaattttatgttaatctatatatttatcatgatattttaAATCATCAATAAACATGAAATTATTCTACtgatatataaactatttaaaaatatatttaatatatagttatatgatatttaaaatatttaattaaaaaaatagatattaacagttgatattaacaatatctactgataatatcataattttgtttatcatatatttagtttacgacttaatgactaatattatagTCTATTTCTCTGATTCTTATTGGAAATATTGATCCaagtataattattataaaaattatacataagtatactaatatatttaatttaatcgGTTTCTTCAGTTTATTCAGTTGAATCGGTTAATATATTGAACCATAACCATATATTGTGGCTTCTTAAGATAACATCCATCTGGTTTATTCGCTACTACCAAATCCAaattattttctctattttggttcggttttaagtggtcggttttaccatattaaACATCCCTAGGCTATTGTTATTTTGTTGACGTTTTATGGGTTGTAGTTTTTTATAATCCTTTCAGTGCCACTGAATTTCTTTTTGGTCCAAATAAAATAagtgtttaatttcaaatccaGATTTTCTAATTTGATTATTACTATGGAAAAAG is from Brassica napus cultivar Da-Ae chromosome A4, Da-Ae, whole genome shotgun sequence and encodes:
- the LOC106427624 gene encoding putative F-box protein At3g23960, encoding MSRRVTRSTTRLDRNSLTLPVEVVIDIFLRLPLKSIATCRCVCKLWSSVLRSQDFTDSFLTKSCARPQLLFACSDYRHEIHFLSSPQPENPEDNSHVVASNHLARFPTSYGLLGCTNGFFCYGARQGKNKAVIVTVICNPSTGQSLILPRLNSKDKYRVESYLGYDPVAKEFKVLSVCDDGKEHHVLTLGTKKQSWRLVECCIPHRSSSKWICISGVLYYIATESGSSSGASMVVCFDLGSEKFNSVKLLGGFGKAMPLSATMINYNGRLGLLMASEDTSYVFRTCKRFKLWVLRDAAKHEWSKHVYVLPPLWKDVVVDRMCIAGMVGVNEIVLAPWFQYVPSYVIYYNVESKTIRKVGIQGMEALQGRRLNTYLNYVENVKLL